The following are encoded in a window of Etheostoma cragini isolate CJK2018 chromosome 7, CSU_Ecrag_1.0, whole genome shotgun sequence genomic DNA:
- the lemd1 gene encoding LEM domain-containing protein 1 isoform X2: MPDPSGLTDDDLKAALLEHGFKAGPIVETTRALYEKKLRKLLQSNGHGCVNGVEKGVLYSDNEEGEEHGSDEQEEDKELGTEEEKEETVKDQAQQGSSQVELCFQNGGFVYPQCFLLSSRLLAHASRNGEPSFKWNSGNAVQSSGRSQSRCSQVSVGISRASSVDQHSGLGSGFPPGSQSVMPNAESSMSSQAFSITHMVEEMESRRSLSTSSDTERELNGSNMQKHWSRSNRLDMPIVDSMKNESLYYTPKASPYKRNMKLTQEPVKDTIKNMFPNTDAKTPGIYATRRRPIKGAAGRPVQYAYPVTPVSPTTLEKREVERRLVPIQIQILVFLIVTCLLYFIYVCVEDNSFSSTVALLESLYQEADSQDGLLLQAETQDVPALSGQD; the protein is encoded by the exons ATGCCCGACCCGAGTGGTTTGACTGATGATGACCTCAAGGCCGCGCTGCTCGAGCACGGGTTTAAAGCTGGGCCCATAGTCG AGACCACCAGAGCCTTGTATGAGAAGAAGCTAAGGAAACTGCTCCAGTCCAATGGACATGGCTGTGTGAATGGAGTAGAGAAAGGTGTATTATACTCTGACAATGAAGAAGGGGAGGAACATGGGTCAGATGAACAAGAGGAGGACAAAGAGCTTG GTAccgaagaagaaaaagaagagaccGTAAAAGACCAGGCACAACAAGGGAGTAGCCAG GTAGAGTTGTGTTTTCAGAATGGTGGTTTTGTTTACCCGCAGTGCTTTTTACTCTCATCAAGGCTG CTTGCTCATGCTTCCAGAAACGGTGAACCTAGTTTCAAGTGGAATTCAGGGAATGCGGTACAATCATCGGGGCGAAGTCAGTCTCGCTGCTCACAGGTTTCAGTAGGAATTAGTAGAGCATCCTCTGTGGATCAGCACTCGGGATTAGGATCAGGG TTTCCCCCTGGATCCCAATCAGTTATGCCCAATGCTGAATCATCAATGTCCTCTCAGGCCTTCAGCATCACTCACATGGTTGAGGAG ATGGAAAGTCGGAGATCACTCTCTACTAGCTCAGACACGGAGAGAGAGTTGAATGGGAGCAATATGCAGAAACATTGGTCGCGGTCCAACAGG CTGGACATGCCAATTGTGGACAGTATGAAGAACGAGTCCCTGTACTACACTCCCAAGGCATCCCCTTACAAAAGGAACATGaag CTTACTCAGGAGCCTGTTAAGGATACCATTAAGAACATGTTTCCAAACACTGACGCCAAGACCCCAGGGATCTA CGCTACTCGTCGGAGACCTATCAAGGGCGCAGCAGGGAGACCTGTCCAGTATGCATACCCAGTCACTCCCGTCAGTCCCACCACCCTGGAAAAACGAGAGGTGGAGCGCCGCCTTGTGCCCATTCAGATACAGATTTTGGTCTTTCTTATTGTGACATGCCTTCTGTACTTCATTTATGTCTGTGTTGAGGACAACTCATTCAGTTCAACTGTTGCCTTACTGGAAAGTCTTTACCAAGAGGCAGACAGTCAGGATGGGCTTTTGCTTCAGGCTGAGACACAGGACGTGCCAGCTCTCTCTGGACAGgattaa